A part of Sulfurifustis variabilis genomic DNA contains:
- a CDS encoding DUF504 domain-containing protein, producing MQPVHQLLSRIRWDPRFRAGQFAIGYYDRIERRVRVVPLERVAFPRGDRFVFTLCDEEGALHRIPFHRVRRVYRDGRVIWERRGPATRAER from the coding sequence ATGCAACCCGTCCATCAGCTGCTCAGCCGGATTCGCTGGGATCCCCGCTTTCGGGCCGGGCAGTTCGCGATCGGCTACTACGATCGCATCGAGCGCCGCGTCCGCGTCGTGCCGCTCGAGCGTGTGGCCTTCCCGCGCGGCGACCGCTTCGTCTTCACCCTCTGCGACGAGGAAGGCGCGCTCCACCGCATCCCGTTCCACCGCGTCCGGCGGGTGTACCGGGATGGACGCGTGATCTGGGAAAGGCGGGGGCCGGCGACACGCGCTGAGCGGTGA
- a CDS encoding aldo/keto reductase, with protein sequence MTGSRERWTRRRFLQGLGMAAALPWMPRLGRAASGAVNTKPIPSSGERIPVIGLGTSRTFNAPAGTARSALAPVLQVFFDRGGLLIDSSPMYGAAEEVIGELLKATKHPGVFAATKVWTDGKQAGIEQMEQSRGLWGVPRFDLMQIHNLRDWRVHIETLKDWKAQGRIRYIGITTSHGRMHDELERALGAERFDFVQFSYNLEDREVEDRLLPLAADRGIAVLVNRPFQRGGLFDKVRNKPLPPWASELAIASWGQYFLKFAVSHPAVTCAIPATSKVRHMEDNMGAGYGPLPDAAARKRMVEHIGSL encoded by the coding sequence ATGACAGGGTCGAGAGAGAGGTGGACAAGGCGTCGTTTCCTGCAGGGTCTCGGGATGGCGGCCGCGCTGCCCTGGATGCCGCGCCTCGGCCGCGCCGCGTCCGGCGCGGTCAACACGAAGCCAATTCCCTCCAGCGGCGAGCGCATCCCCGTCATCGGGCTCGGCACGTCGCGCACGTTCAATGCGCCGGCCGGAACTGCGCGCTCGGCGCTCGCCCCGGTGCTGCAGGTCTTCTTCGACCGCGGCGGCCTGCTGATCGACTCCTCACCGATGTACGGGGCGGCGGAGGAAGTGATCGGCGAGCTGCTGAAGGCGACGAAGCATCCGGGCGTGTTCGCCGCCACCAAGGTCTGGACGGACGGCAAGCAGGCGGGCATCGAGCAGATGGAGCAGTCGCGCGGACTCTGGGGCGTGCCCCGCTTCGACCTCATGCAGATACACAACCTGCGCGACTGGCGCGTCCACATCGAGACGCTCAAGGACTGGAAGGCACAGGGTCGGATCCGGTACATCGGGATCACCACGTCCCACGGGCGCATGCACGACGAGCTCGAACGCGCGCTCGGGGCCGAGCGCTTCGATTTCGTGCAGTTCTCCTACAACCTCGAGGACCGCGAGGTCGAGGACCGGCTGCTCCCGCTCGCGGCCGACCGCGGGATCGCCGTGCTCGTCAACCGGCCGTTCCAGCGCGGTGGCCTGTTCGACAAGGTGCGCAACAAACCGCTGCCGCCCTGGGCAAGCGAGCTCGCGATCGCGAGCTGGGGGCAGTATTTTCTGAAGTTCGCGGTGTCCCACCCGGCCGTCACGTGCGCGATCCCCGCGACCTCGAAGGTCAGGCACATGGAGGACAACATGGGCGCCGGCTACGGGCCGCTTCCGGACGCGGCCGCGCGCAAGCGCATGGTCGAGCACATCGGGTCGCTGTGA
- a CDS encoding protocatechuate 3,4-dioxygenase has protein sequence MKTDLKRRRLVLAIGGVLVAGAVPAAARREPTPAQTAGPFYPVELPLDRDNDLTRVAGASGAAIGRVTDLTGRVLDVGGRPVRGARIEIWQCDANGRYHHPRDEGPRDPNFQGFGHTVTDPDGRYRFRTIRPVPYPGRTPHIHMAVFRGDAEPFVTQLYVKGEPRNAADFLFGRIPPDRRGLVMAEFVPVVGGDAELQAVFDVVLAGRDGTPAG, from the coding sequence ATGAAGACGGATCTGAAAAGACGTCGCCTGGTCCTCGCGATCGGCGGGGTCCTGGTCGCCGGCGCCGTGCCGGCCGCGGCCCGGCGGGAGCCGACCCCCGCGCAGACGGCCGGGCCGTTCTACCCGGTCGAGCTTCCCCTCGACCGGGACAACGACCTCACGCGCGTGGCGGGGGCGAGCGGAGCGGCGATAGGCAGGGTCACCGATCTCACCGGGCGGGTGCTCGATGTCGGGGGGCGGCCCGTCCGCGGAGCGCGGATCGAGATCTGGCAGTGCGACGCGAACGGCCGCTATCACCATCCCCGCGACGAAGGCCCGCGCGACCCGAATTTCCAGGGATTCGGCCACACGGTCACGGACCCCGATGGACGCTATCGTTTTCGCACCATCCGGCCCGTGCCCTACCCGGGGCGCACGCCGCACATCCACATGGCGGTGTTCCGCGGCGACGCGGAGCCCTTCGTGACACAGCTCTACGTGAAAGGCGAGCCGCGCAACGCGGCGGACTTCCTCTTCGGTCGCATCCCGCCCGATCGCCGCGGGCTCGTGATGGCCGAGTTCGTGCCCGTCGTGGGCGGGGACGCCGAGCTCCAGGCCGTCTTCGACGTCGTCCTGGCCGGCCGCGATGGCACGCCCGCGGGCTGA
- a CDS encoding NTP/NDP exchange transporter, with protein MTDSARAEANAFHLWLTRLVQVEAHELRALAWSFTYFFSLLCGYYILRPMRDAMGIAGGVEQLHWLFTGTFVAMLAAVPLFGWVTSRYPRRRFLPYVYYFFIANLLAFYLLLRAEGDHVYAARAFFIWTSVYNLFVVSVFWSFMADLYTNPQAKRLFGFIAAGGTSGALAGPAIAAALARPLGTANLLLVSAGFMVVAVVCIHRLIAWKATQPQAASSAEQRAAETRPLGGRVLAAFPLLLRSPYLLGIALFMLLFTTLSTVLYFQQAQIVRDAFASSAERTTVFAAIDFAVNALTLTIQVFVTARLVRGFGIAWTLALVPVLLGAGFLALGFAPVLAVLVAVQILRRAGDYAVTRPAREMLYVVLGREEKYKAKNFIDTVVYRGGDAVSAWAYAGLRAMGLSLGTIAFVAVPLSLAWAWLAYGLGRRQEVLAAGKGQS; from the coding sequence ATGACCGATTCCGCCCGCGCCGAAGCGAACGCCTTCCATCTCTGGCTCACGCGTCTCGTGCAGGTCGAGGCGCACGAGCTGCGGGCGCTCGCCTGGTCGTTCACCTACTTCTTTTCGCTCCTGTGCGGCTACTACATCCTGCGGCCCATGCGCGACGCGATGGGCATCGCCGGCGGCGTGGAGCAGCTGCACTGGCTCTTTACCGGCACGTTCGTCGCGATGCTCGCGGCGGTGCCCCTCTTCGGCTGGGTGACGTCGCGCTATCCGCGCCGCCGCTTCCTGCCGTACGTCTACTACTTCTTCATCGCGAACCTCCTGGCTTTCTACCTGCTGCTGCGTGCGGAAGGCGATCACGTGTACGCGGCGCGGGCCTTCTTCATCTGGACGAGCGTGTACAACCTGTTCGTGGTCTCGGTCTTCTGGAGCTTCATGGCGGACCTCTACACGAACCCGCAGGCGAAGCGGCTCTTCGGCTTCATCGCCGCGGGCGGTACGAGCGGGGCGCTCGCCGGCCCGGCGATCGCCGCGGCGCTCGCGCGACCGCTCGGCACGGCGAATCTGCTCCTGGTGTCGGCCGGCTTCATGGTCGTCGCCGTCGTCTGCATCCACCGGTTGATCGCGTGGAAAGCGACGCAGCCGCAGGCCGCGTCGTCCGCGGAGCAGCGCGCCGCCGAGACGCGCCCCCTCGGCGGGCGCGTGCTCGCCGCCTTTCCGCTGCTCCTGCGCTCGCCCTACCTGCTCGGCATCGCGCTCTTTATGCTGCTCTTCACCACGCTGTCCACGGTGCTCTACTTCCAGCAGGCGCAGATCGTGCGCGACGCCTTCGCGAGCTCGGCCGAGCGCACCACGGTGTTCGCGGCCATCGACTTCGCGGTGAACGCGCTCACCCTCACGATCCAGGTGTTCGTCACGGCGCGGCTGGTGCGCGGGTTCGGTATCGCCTGGACCCTCGCCCTGGTGCCCGTGCTGCTCGGCGCCGGATTTCTCGCGCTCGGGTTCGCGCCGGTGCTCGCCGTGCTCGTCGCGGTGCAGATCCTGCGCCGCGCGGGCGACTACGCCGTCACCCGCCCGGCGCGCGAGATGCTCTACGTCGTGCTGGGACGCGAGGAGAAATACAAGGCGAAGAACTTCATCGATACCGTGGTGTACCGCGGCGGCGACGCGGTGAGCGCGTGGGCCTATGCCGGGCTGCGGGCCATGGGGTTGAGCCTCGGGACCATCGCCTTCGTCGCCGTACCCCTGTCCCTCGCCTGGGCGTGGCTCGCGTACGGGCTCGGACGGCGCCAGGAAGTCCTGGCCGCCGGGAAAGGACAATCTTGA
- a CDS encoding bifunctional DedA family/phosphatase PAP2 family protein, whose amino-acid sequence MAWLVEQVQNWGYWALFLLTFLETSALLGLLVPGETVVVVAGFLAAQGILSLGDAMWIAAAGALAGDNTGYLLGRYFGDAFMRYAQRLFLPEEHLLRARLFIDQYGGKTIFFGRFVGWFRSFGPLVAGVAKLSYPRFLFFDLYGAVLWAATFTLLGYFAGSSWEIVKTYLGRAGIAIAALVALALFAWLFLRKRRRVLDHQLGRLDRRLSALLPNVWAFAKDRFRPRGWYGLNLTVGFVLLVLALAALAGIVEDVIHFETLAALDLRARNLVEYLLSPNVTQRLVTVTNVSAVSLMAASAAGLLVYLLGVGDRLRAYAFLVAVGIGELVLVVLRAAFQEAELANFPSGYAYSAMLIYGFAAYVAWCRLAGEVQRFAVYSVVIALILLVGFAQIYLEVHWLTDILAGYVAAFAWLVFAILLVSATYEAGKTP is encoded by the coding sequence GTGGCCTGGCTGGTCGAGCAAGTGCAGAACTGGGGCTACTGGGCCCTGTTCCTGCTGACCTTCCTCGAAACCTCCGCGCTCCTCGGCCTGCTCGTGCCCGGCGAAACGGTGGTGGTCGTCGCCGGCTTCCTGGCCGCGCAGGGCATCCTGAGCCTGGGCGACGCGATGTGGATCGCGGCCGCGGGCGCGCTGGCCGGGGACAACACCGGGTATCTCCTCGGACGCTACTTCGGCGACGCCTTCATGCGCTACGCGCAGCGGCTGTTCCTGCCCGAGGAGCACCTGCTGCGCGCGCGCCTCTTCATCGACCAGTACGGCGGCAAGACGATCTTCTTCGGGCGCTTCGTGGGCTGGTTCCGGTCCTTCGGCCCGCTCGTCGCCGGCGTGGCGAAGCTCTCCTACCCGCGCTTCCTGTTTTTCGACCTGTACGGCGCCGTCCTCTGGGCCGCGACGTTCACGCTGCTCGGCTACTTCGCCGGCAGCAGCTGGGAGATCGTGAAGACGTACCTCGGCCGCGCCGGCATCGCGATCGCGGCGCTCGTCGCGCTCGCCCTGTTCGCCTGGCTGTTCCTGCGCAAACGCCGGCGCGTGCTCGATCACCAGCTTGGCCGGCTGGACCGCCGGCTTTCCGCCCTCCTGCCCAACGTCTGGGCCTTCGCCAAGGACCGCTTCCGGCCGCGCGGGTGGTACGGCCTCAACCTCACGGTCGGTTTCGTGCTGCTGGTGCTCGCGCTGGCGGCGCTCGCGGGGATCGTCGAGGACGTCATCCACTTCGAGACGCTCGCGGCGCTCGATCTGCGGGCGCGGAACCTGGTCGAGTACCTTCTCTCGCCGAACGTCACGCAGCGGCTCGTCACCGTCACGAACGTCAGCGCCGTGTCGCTGATGGCGGCGAGCGCGGCGGGCCTGCTCGTCTATCTCCTCGGGGTCGGCGATCGCCTGCGCGCGTACGCGTTCCTCGTCGCGGTCGGCATCGGCGAGCTCGTGCTCGTCGTGCTGCGCGCCGCCTTCCAGGAGGCGGAGCTCGCCAATTTCCCGAGCGGCTACGCCTACAGCGCGATGCTGATCTACGGGTTCGCGGCCTACGTCGCCTGGTGCCGGCTCGCCGGCGAGGTGCAGCGCTTCGCCGTCTACTCGGTCGTCATCGCGCTGATCCTGCTCGTCGGTTTCGCCCAGATATACCTCGAGGTCCACTGGCTGACCGACATCCTGGCCGGGTACGTCGCGGCGTTCGCGTGGCTCGTGTTCGCGATTCTCCTCGTGAGCGCCACGTACGAGGCGGGCAAGACCCCCTGA
- a CDS encoding ATP-binding protein translates to MSRSLLQRLRHSLKYRIAAIIFLLEAAMMAAVLGVTITYSQRETEKQLSANEEVMLQLLGDLSRIALLTSEYDELQPYIEQVVRDPHIDTVLLADRRGRVVVSNRHEAIGRGLPTFEHTPTLRWLVRDIENPNGRIGTLAIRFSHESLIQINRQVRNLGVSIALTGMTVIAIVGILIGYLLTRRLDALSRAAQRLAGGDLAVRTGLSGHDEVAIVGRAFDTMARSVAENVEALKRATDLLEQRVAERTRELAEARDEAIAATRSKSAFLANMSHEIRTPLTAIIGFSETLLDSNQSLAERVDAIRTITRSGKHLLRIINDILDVSKMEANRLDVERIPLSPFELLDDVHAIVALLAEEKALAFEIEYRYPLPARIVSDPLRLKQILINLCNNAIKFTARGGVRIRLSWERAQSRLLFEVIDSGIGMTEELIRTLFRAFTQADASTTREYGGTGLGLYLSRELATRLGGEIAVQSTPGAGSVFTLAVPTGDVLDADLAWERPVEPAVAPAVTAAGVVVDGEVLLAEDNVDNQKLVTFLLRSAGASVTIAENGQRAVELGRSRRFDLVLMDLQMPVMGGLEATRELRREGYHGPVVALTANAMRSDIDTCLAAGCDDFMSKPIQKDKLHELLLRYLLPSGQPRDDGAPILSTLLAHEPTLIDLVSEFVARLPGAARDLRRAHENGDADALKRSVHSLKGSAGNFGYGGLFKLCQLIEFEIAKDHAQGIARLLDEMDAMVERIRQGLQDGSPVARKANER, encoded by the coding sequence ATGTCCCGCAGCCTGCTCCAGCGCCTGCGCCACTCGCTGAAGTACCGCATCGCCGCCATCATCTTTCTGCTCGAGGCGGCGATGATGGCGGCCGTCCTCGGCGTCACCATCACGTACTCCCAGCGAGAGACCGAGAAACAGCTCTCGGCCAACGAGGAAGTGATGCTGCAGCTCCTCGGCGACCTGAGCCGCATCGCGCTGCTCACGTCCGAGTACGACGAGCTGCAGCCCTACATCGAGCAGGTGGTCAGGGATCCGCACATCGATACGGTGTTGCTCGCCGACCGGCGGGGGCGCGTCGTCGTCAGCAACCGGCACGAGGCGATCGGCCGGGGCCTGCCGACGTTCGAGCACACCCCCACGCTTCGCTGGCTCGTGAGAGACATCGAGAACCCGAACGGACGCATCGGCACGCTGGCGATACGCTTCTCCCACGAGAGCCTCATCCAGATCAACCGGCAGGTGCGGAACCTCGGCGTCTCGATCGCGCTGACCGGCATGACCGTGATCGCCATCGTGGGCATCCTCATCGGTTACCTGCTCACGCGTCGTCTCGACGCGCTCTCGCGTGCGGCCCAGCGCCTGGCCGGCGGCGATCTCGCGGTCCGTACCGGGCTCTCGGGGCACGACGAGGTCGCCATCGTGGGACGCGCGTTCGACACCATGGCGCGCAGCGTGGCGGAGAACGTGGAGGCGCTCAAGCGCGCGACCGATCTCCTCGAGCAGCGCGTCGCCGAGCGCACCCGCGAGCTCGCCGAGGCGCGCGACGAGGCGATCGCGGCCACCCGCAGCAAGAGCGCCTTCCTCGCCAACATGAGCCACGAGATCCGCACGCCCCTCACGGCGATCATCGGGTTCTCGGAGACGCTGCTCGACTCCAACCAGTCGCTGGCGGAGCGCGTCGACGCGATCCGCACGATCACGCGCAGCGGCAAGCACCTGCTGCGCATCATCAACGACATCCTCGACGTCTCGAAAATGGAGGCGAACCGGCTCGATGTCGAACGCATCCCGCTCAGCCCTTTCGAGCTCCTCGACGACGTGCACGCCATCGTCGCCCTGCTCGCGGAGGAGAAGGCGCTCGCGTTCGAGATCGAGTACCGCTACCCCCTGCCGGCAAGGATCGTCAGCGATCCGCTGCGGCTCAAGCAGATCCTGATCAACCTGTGCAACAACGCGATCAAGTTCACGGCCCGCGGCGGCGTGCGCATCCGGCTTTCCTGGGAGCGCGCGCAATCGCGGCTCCTGTTCGAGGTGATCGACAGCGGCATCGGGATGACCGAGGAGCTCATCCGGACGCTGTTTCGCGCCTTCACGCAGGCCGACGCCTCCACGACACGCGAGTACGGCGGCACCGGGCTCGGCCTGTACCTGTCGCGCGAGCTCGCCACCCGGCTCGGCGGCGAGATCGCCGTGCAGAGCACGCCGGGTGCGGGAAGCGTCTTCACGCTCGCCGTCCCCACCGGAGACGTCCTCGACGCGGATCTGGCATGGGAGCGGCCCGTCGAGCCGGCCGTCGCGCCCGCCGTCACGGCGGCGGGGGTCGTGGTGGACGGCGAAGTGCTCCTCGCCGAGGACAACGTCGACAACCAGAAGCTCGTCACGTTCCTGCTGCGGTCCGCCGGTGCGTCGGTCACCATCGCCGAAAACGGCCAGCGGGCCGTGGAGCTGGGGCGGTCGCGCCGGTTCGACCTCGTGCTCATGGACCTCCAGATGCCCGTCATGGGCGGACTCGAGGCGACCCGCGAGCTCCGGCGCGAGGGTTACCACGGCCCCGTCGTCGCGCTGACCGCGAACGCGATGCGATCGGACATCGACACCTGCCTGGCCGCCGGTTGCGACGATTTCATGAGCAAACCCATCCAGAAGGACAAGCTGCACGAACTGCTCCTGCGCTACCTGCTGCCGAGCGGCCAGCCGCGCGACGACGGCGCGCCGATCCTGTCCACGCTGCTGGCGCACGAGCCGACCCTGATCGACCTCGTGTCGGAGTTCGTCGCGCGGCTCCCCGGCGCCGCCCGCGATCTCCGGCGGGCGCACGAGAACGGGGACGCGGATGCCCTCAAGCGCTCGGTCCATTCGCTCAAGGGCAGCGCCGGCAACTTCGGCTACGGCGGGCTGTTCAAGCTCTGCCAGCTCATCGAGTTCGAGATCGCCAAGGACCATGCGCAGGGGATCGCGAGACTGCTCGACGAGATGGATGCCATGGTCGAGCGGATCCGCCAGGGGTTGCAGGACGGATCCCCCGTCGCCCGGAAGGCGAACGAACGGTAG
- a CDS encoding TusE/DsrC/DsvC family sulfur relay protein — MASLIDAIREADSPAKDPRFPHAPADWSAEAALEAARKEGLQPGEDHWEAVRALQEYFAKHEEIARNMRELHDALDEKFHAKGGIRYLYTLFPAGPVAQGCRIAGLTPPAGAVDRGFGSVV; from the coding sequence ATGGCAAGCCTCATCGACGCGATCCGCGAAGCGGACAGCCCCGCGAAAGACCCGAGGTTCCCGCATGCGCCGGCCGACTGGAGCGCCGAGGCGGCGCTCGAGGCGGCGCGCAAGGAAGGCCTCCAGCCCGGCGAGGATCACTGGGAGGCGGTGCGCGCGCTGCAGGAGTACTTCGCGAAGCACGAGGAGATCGCGCGGAACATGCGCGAGTTGCACGACGCCCTGGACGAGAAGTTTCACGCCAAGGGCGGCATCCGGTATCTGTACACGCTCTTCCCGGCCGGCCCGGTGGCGCAGGGCTGCCGCATCGCCGGGCTGACCCCGCCGGCGGGCGCTGTCGACAGGGGATTCGGCAGCGTCGTGTAG
- a CDS encoding ATP-binding cassette domain-containing protein, producing MTTLLTLSNVSLAYGHLPLLAHVDFQIEAGERVCLVGRNGTGKSTLFRVISGAAVPDDGELWHPDTLRIAHLEQEVPPDSDETVYEAVARGLGELGRLLTDYHNAAHAAGSDPESLARLAGLQARIEAAHGWNISQKVETVLSRLGLPADKRIRDCSGGIRRQVMLARALVAEPDLLLLDEPTNHLDIAAITWLEEFLLAYRGGLMFITHDRTFLKHLATRIVELDRGRLTSFPGDFDAYLRKKDELLEVEARAAAKFDKKLAEEEAWIRQGIKARRTRNEGRVRALLRLREERAQRLDAQGRASFAVDAGALSGKLVVDLRAVSFRYGDRWIVRDLSTHIVRGDRIGIVGPNGSGKSTLLKLILGELEPTSGQVKIGTRLQIAYFDQHRGGLDPEKTVRQNLSEGSDYIDVKGRRRHVIGYLKDFLFPPERIDSPVKSLSGGERNRLLLAKIFTQPANMMVLDEPTNDLDVDTLELLEDLLAEYEGTLLLVSHDRAFLDNVVTSTLVFEGDGRVGEYVGGYEDWLRQRRDRPQEAARPRAQAASPAPRREKTAAEQKKKLSYKEQRELESLPGRIESLEAEQQTLEARVSRSDFYQQEGAAIADAMARLNALREELERAYARWEELEAIG from the coding sequence ATGACCACCTTGCTCACGCTCTCGAACGTCTCCCTCGCCTACGGCCATCTGCCGCTGCTCGCGCACGTGGACTTCCAGATCGAGGCGGGCGAGCGCGTGTGCCTGGTCGGCCGCAACGGCACGGGCAAGTCGACGCTGTTTCGCGTCATCAGCGGCGCCGCGGTGCCGGACGACGGGGAGCTCTGGCACCCGGACACGCTGCGGATCGCGCACCTGGAGCAGGAGGTGCCGCCCGACAGCGACGAGACCGTGTACGAGGCGGTCGCGAGAGGGCTCGGGGAGCTCGGGCGGCTGCTCACCGACTACCACAACGCGGCCCACGCGGCGGGATCGGACCCGGAATCGCTCGCGCGCCTGGCGGGCCTTCAAGCCAGGATCGAGGCCGCCCACGGCTGGAACATCTCGCAGAAGGTCGAGACGGTGCTGAGCCGGCTCGGCCTGCCCGCGGACAAGCGCATTCGCGACTGCTCGGGCGGCATCCGCCGGCAGGTGATGCTCGCACGGGCGCTCGTCGCCGAGCCCGACCTGCTGCTGCTCGACGAGCCGACGAACCACCTCGACATCGCGGCGATTACGTGGCTCGAGGAATTCCTGCTCGCCTACCGCGGCGGCCTCATGTTCATCACCCACGACCGCACGTTCCTGAAGCACCTCGCGACGCGCATCGTCGAGCTCGACCGCGGGAGGCTCACGTCCTTCCCGGGCGACTTCGACGCATACCTGCGCAAGAAGGACGAGCTGCTCGAGGTCGAAGCGCGGGCCGCGGCGAAGTTCGACAAGAAGCTCGCGGAGGAGGAGGCATGGATCCGCCAGGGCATCAAGGCGCGGCGCACGCGCAACGAGGGCCGCGTGCGGGCGCTCCTGCGGCTGCGCGAGGAGCGGGCGCAGCGGCTCGACGCGCAGGGCCGTGCGAGCTTCGCGGTCGATGCCGGCGCGCTGTCGGGCAAGCTCGTGGTCGACCTGCGCGCGGTCAGCTTCCGCTACGGCGACCGCTGGATCGTGCGCGACCTCTCCACGCACATCGTCCGCGGCGACCGCATCGGCATCGTCGGTCCGAACGGGTCCGGCAAGAGCACGCTGCTCAAGCTCATCCTCGGCGAGCTCGAGCCCACGAGCGGACAGGTGAAGATCGGCACGCGCCTCCAGATCGCCTACTTCGACCAGCACCGCGGCGGCCTCGATCCGGAGAAGACGGTGCGGCAGAACCTGAGCGAGGGCAGCGACTACATCGACGTGAAAGGGCGCCGCCGCCACGTCATAGGCTACCTGAAGGACTTCCTGTTTCCTCCGGAGCGCATCGACTCGCCGGTGAAGTCCCTCTCCGGCGGGGAGCGCAACCGCCTGCTCCTCGCCAAGATCTTCACGCAGCCGGCGAACATGATGGTGCTCGACGAGCCCACCAACGACCTCGACGTCGATACCCTGGAGCTGCTCGAGGACCTGCTCGCCGAGTACGAGGGTACGCTGCTGCTGGTGAGCCACGACCGCGCCTTCCTCGACAACGTCGTGACGAGCACGCTGGTGTTCGAGGGCGACGGCCGGGTCGGCGAGTACGTGGGCGGCTACGAGGACTGGCTGCGGCAGCGGCGGGATCGCCCGCAGGAAGCCGCGCGCCCGCGCGCGCAGGCCGCTTCGCCGGCGCCGCGGCGCGAGAAGACGGCCGCCGAGCAGAAGAAGAAGCTGAGCTACAAGGAGCAGCGCGAGCTCGAAAGCCTGCCCGGCCGGATCGAGTCGCTCGAGGCCGAGCAGCAGACGCTCGAGGCGCGCGTGAGCCGGAGCGACTTCTATCAGCAGGAGGGGGCCGCGATCGCCGACGCGATGGCGCGGCTCAACGCGCTGCGCGAGGAGCTCGAGCGGGCGTACGCCCGCTGGGAAGAGCTCGAGGCCATCGGCTGA
- a CDS encoding MBL fold metallo-hydrolase: MIFRQLYEPDSSTYTYLLSCPETGETALIDPVLDTVDRDLEVLRAMGLRLTTTLDTHIHADHLTGARRLKSLAESRIAAPAMVGLPCADVGLREGQPFRVGTIELHPLYTPGHTDHHHAFLIDDGTHRMLFTGDALLIDGCGRTDFQSGDAETLYRSIQEKFFALPGETLVYPCHDYSGRRVSSIAQEKDRNPRLGGNKSLEEFLEIMANLNLPYPRKIAFAVPGNERCGECPPEIPEEYRGVCDHDQG; this comes from the coding sequence ATGATCTTCAGGCAGCTCTACGAACCCGATTCCTCCACCTACACCTATCTCCTGAGCTGCCCGGAGACGGGCGAGACCGCGCTGATCGACCCGGTGCTCGATACCGTCGATCGCGATCTCGAGGTGCTGCGCGCGATGGGCCTCCGGCTCACCACGACGCTCGACACGCACATTCATGCCGATCACCTCACCGGGGCGAGGCGGCTCAAGTCGCTCGCCGAAAGCCGCATCGCCGCCCCGGCGATGGTCGGGCTGCCGTGCGCCGACGTCGGTCTGCGCGAAGGCCAGCCGTTTCGCGTCGGGACCATCGAGCTGCATCCGCTCTACACGCCGGGCCACACCGATCACCACCACGCGTTCCTGATCGACGACGGCACGCACAGGATGCTCTTCACCGGCGACGCCCTCCTCATCGACGGCTGCGGCCGCACGGATTTCCAGTCGGGCGACGCGGAGACGCTCTACCGCAGCATCCAGGAAAAATTCTTCGCGCTTCCCGGCGAGACGCTCGTCTATCCGTGCCACGATTACAGCGGACGGCGCGTCAGCTCGATCGCCCAGGAGAAGGACCGCAACCCGCGCCTGGGAGGAAACAAGTCGCTCGAGGAGTTCCTCGAGATCATGGCGAACCTGAACCTGCCCTATCCGCGCAAGATCGCGTTCGCGGTGCCGGGCAACGAGCGCTGCGGCGAGTGCCCGCCGGAGATCCCGGAGGAGTATCGCGGTGTCTGCGATCACGATCAGGGTTGA
- a CDS encoding phosphate/phosphite/phosphonate ABC transporter substrate-binding protein — MTSARSPHRAAAVRTLLGFVVALSLAAHAARAEQPPPEYVLGVFPHLPPRDLEKVFAPMAKDLGARVGRRIALSSNTTYERFSENVDKEKFDIAFMQPFDYVRAADKFGYRPLATRTEKLSALVVVKQDSPLESIADLKGKRIGLPPETAAVSVLLANHLRTHGLKPGVDVTLSHHRSHVSCMQKVMIGEADACGTAAPAVRFFQSKMHVELKVVGRTREIPHTLFAIHPRVPERDREILRQRILSWGETEEGKALLARGELTPFVAVSDADYDVVRELAR; from the coding sequence ATGACTTCCGCGCGTTCCCCGCACCGGGCAGCCGCCGTCCGGACCCTGCTCGGTTTCGTCGTCGCCCTGTCCCTGGCCGCGCACGCCGCGCGGGCGGAGCAGCCCCCGCCGGAGTACGTCCTGGGCGTGTTCCCGCACCTGCCGCCGCGCGACCTCGAGAAGGTCTTCGCGCCCATGGCCAAGGACCTCGGCGCCCGCGTGGGCCGGCGGATCGCGCTCTCCTCGAACACCACCTACGAGCGTTTCTCCGAGAACGTGGACAAGGAGAAGTTCGACATCGCGTTCATGCAGCCCTTCGATTACGTACGGGCCGCCGACAAGTTCGGTTACCGGCCGCTCGCGACCCGCACGGAGAAGCTTTCGGCGCTCGTGGTCGTGAAACAGGACAGCCCCCTCGAGTCGATCGCCGACCTCAAGGGCAAGCGCATCGGGCTGCCGCCGGAGACCGCGGCGGTGAGCGTGCTGCTCGCGAATCACCTTCGCACGCACGGGCTCAAGCCCGGTGTCGACGTCACGCTCTCGCACCACCGCTCGCACGTGTCGTGCATGCAGAAGGTCATGATCGGCGAGGCGGATGCCTGCGGCACGGCGGCGCCGGCGGTGCGCTTCTTCCAGAGCAAGATGCACGTCGAGCTCAAGGTCGTCGGGCGCACGCGCGAGATCCCGCACACCCTGTTCGCCATTCATCCGCGCGTCCCGGAGCGGGACCGGGAGATCCTGCGGCAGCGCATCCTCAGCTGGGGCGAGACCGAGGAAGGAAAGGCGCTGCTCGCGCGCGGCGAGCTCACGCCGTTCGTCGCGGTCAGCGACGCGGACTACGACGTCGTGCGCGAGCTCGCCAGATAG